The Geomonas agri genome contains the following window.
TCGAACTTATCGCCTACCGCCCGCTGAGGAAGTCCTCCCGCCTTTCCGCGCTCATCTCCGCGATCGGCGTCTCGATCTTCCTCTCCTCGCTGGCGCTCATGGTGTTTGGCGCCGACGCCAAGGGTTTCCCCGACGGGGCTTTCCCTGTGCGGCAGATCAAGGTGGGTACCGCTGACATCTCCACCCTGCAGATCCTCATCATCGGCGTCTCCGCAGTCCTCATGATGGCCCTCGAGTTCATCGTCCAAAAGACCAAGATCGGCAAGGCGATGCGTGCTACTTCCGAGGACTACAACACCTCGGCCCTCATGGGTATCAACGTGAACCGCGTCATCTCCTTCACCTTCGCCCTTGGCTCCGCCCTCGCGGCCGCCGGCGGGGTGCTGGTCGGCGTACTCTTCAACGCGGTCTCCTTCAACATGGGCCTCATGGCCGGCCTCAAGGCCTTCGCCGCCGCCGTCCTGGGCGGGATCGGCTCCATCCCCGGCGCGATGCTGGGCGGCCTGCTGCTTGGCGTTTCCGAGGTCTTCGGCGTCGCCATCGGCTACTCGTCCTACCGTGACGCCATCGCCTTCACCATCCTGGTGCTGGTGCTCCTCGTCAAGCCGACCGGCCTCCTTGGTCAAAAAATCACAAAGAAGGTATAGATTCGATGGCAGACTTCCTGAACAGCTTGGTCGGCTCAGTCGACCCGTACATGTTGCAGATCCTCGTCAACGTCGGCATCGCTATCGTGCTGGCGCTGGGGCTTAACGTCATCACCGGCTTGACCGGCCAGCTCTCTCTTGGGCACGCCGCGTTCATGAGCATCGGCGCCTTCACCAGCGCCATGGTGACCATCAAGACCGGCCTTCCCTTCATCGCCAACCTCGCCGTTACCGGCGTGGTCACCGCCATCGTGGCCGCGGCGATCGGCTTCCCGATCCTGAGGCTCACCGGCGACTACCTGGCCATCTGCACCTTGGGCTTTGCGGAGATCGTCAAGGTCTTCTTCCTGAACTTCGAGCCTACCAACAAGGCGCTCGGCCTTACCGTGCCGCCGGCCAAGACCTCTATCCCGATGCCGATCTACGTCTGG
Protein-coding sequences here:
- a CDS encoding branched-chain amino acid ABC transporter permease, producing the protein MFLQQLVNGVALGSVYALIALGYTMVYGIITLINFAHGEIFMAGAFIGLLLVSAFKVNVFVAMAGAMVFCMIMGVIIELIAYRPLRKSSRLSALISAIGVSIFLSSLALMVFGADAKGFPDGAFPVRQIKVGTADISTLQILIIGVSAVLMMALEFIVQKTKIGKAMRATSEDYNTSALMGINVNRVISFTFALGSALAAAGGVLVGVLFNAVSFNMGLMAGLKAFAAAVLGGIGSIPGAMLGGLLLGVSEVFGVAIGYSSYRDAIAFTILVLVLLVKPTGLLGQKITKKV